One Flavobacterium sp. 90 DNA segment encodes these proteins:
- a CDS encoding peptide chain release factor 3 gives MSFLKEIQRRRTFGIISHPDAGKTTLTEKLLLFGGAIQEAGAVKNNKIKKGATSDFMEIERQRGISVSTSVLAFNYKDKKINILDTPGHKDFAEDTFRTLTAVDSVIVVIDVAKGVEEQTEKLVAVCRMRNIPMIVFINKLDREGKDAFDLMDEVEQKLGLKVTPLSFPIGMGYDFQGIYNLWEENINLFSGDSRKNIEETIAFSDVQNNPELDKIVGQKAAEKLREELELIDEVYPKFERQDYLDGKIQPVFFGSALNNFGVRELLDCFVSIAPSPRPKDSETRLVDPKEEKMTGFVFKIHANMDPKHRDRLAFIKIVSGTFERNKPYYHVRQKKNLKFSSPNAFFAEKKEIVDISYPGDIVGLHDTGNFKIGDTLTEGEIMSFKGIPSFSPEHFRYINNADPMKAKQLDKGVDQLMDEGVAQLFTLEMNNRKVIGTVGALQYEVIQYRLEHEYGAKCTYENFPVHKACWVKPDDAKNDEFKEFKRIKQKFLAHDKYGQLVFLADSDFTIQMTQNKYPSVKLFFTSEFD, from the coding sequence ATGAGCTTTTTAAAAGAAATACAACGCAGAAGAACATTTGGAATTATATCGCATCCTGATGCCGGTAAAACAACTTTAACTGAAAAATTATTGTTGTTTGGAGGAGCTATTCAGGAAGCAGGTGCTGTAAAAAACAATAAAATTAAAAAAGGAGCAACGAGTGATTTCATGGAAATCGAACGCCAAAGAGGTATTTCGGTTTCAACCTCTGTACTTGCTTTTAATTATAAAGACAAAAAAATCAACATTCTTGATACTCCGGGACACAAGGATTTTGCCGAAGATACTTTTAGAACTTTAACTGCTGTTGATAGCGTTATTGTTGTAATTGACGTTGCAAAAGGGGTTGAGGAACAAACTGAAAAATTGGTTGCAGTTTGTAGAATGCGTAACATTCCGATGATTGTTTTCATCAATAAATTAGATCGTGAAGGTAAAGATGCTTTTGATTTGATGGATGAAGTGGAACAAAAATTGGGATTAAAAGTTACACCTTTAAGTTTTCCAATTGGTATGGGTTATGATTTCCAGGGAATTTATAATTTATGGGAAGAAAACATCAATCTTTTTAGTGGAGACAGCCGTAAAAATATCGAAGAAACAATTGCTTTCTCTGATGTTCAAAACAATCCTGAACTAGATAAAATTGTTGGTCAAAAAGCAGCTGAAAAACTTCGTGAGGAATTAGAATTAATTGATGAAGTTTATCCAAAATTTGAACGTCAGGATTATTTAGACGGAAAAATTCAGCCTGTATTTTTTGGTTCGGCATTAAATAATTTTGGAGTTCGTGAATTATTAGATTGTTTCGTTTCAATTGCTCCATCACCAAGACCAAAAGATTCTGAAACTCGTTTAGTTGATCCTAAAGAAGAAAAAATGACCGGTTTTGTTTTTAAAATCCATGCTAATATGGATCCAAAACACCGTGATCGTCTTGCATTTATAAAAATTGTTTCCGGAACTTTTGAAAGAAACAAACCTTATTACCATGTTCGTCAAAAGAAAAATTTAAAATTCTCTAGTCCGAATGCCTTTTTTGCTGAGAAAAAAGAAATTGTAGACATTTCATATCCAGGTGATATTGTTGGTTTGCACGATACCGGAAACTTTAAAATTGGTGATACTTTGACAGAAGGTGAAATCATGAGTTTCAAAGGAATTCCAAGTTTCTCACCAGAACACTTTAGATACATTAACAACGCTGATCCTATGAAAGCCAAGCAATTGGACAAAGGTGTTGATCAATTAATGGATGAAGGTGTTGCGCAGTTGTTTACATTAGAAATGAACAATCGTAAAGTAATTGGGACTGTTGGAGCATTACAATATGAGGTTATTCAATATCGTTTAGAGCATGAATATGGTGCTAAATGTACTTATGAGAATTTCCCGGTTCACAAAGCTTGTTGGGTAAAACCTGATGATGCAAAAAATGACGAGTTTAAAGAATTCAAACGTATCAAACAGAAATTCCTGGCTCATGATAAATACGGTCAATTGGTATTTTTAGCCGATTCTGATTTCACGATTCAAATGACACAAAATAAATACCCAAGTGTAAAATTATTCTTCACTTCGGAATTTGATTAA
- a CDS encoding DUF3467 domain-containing protein, translating into MSNPKQQPEQINIELDETIAEGIYSNLAIINHSSSEFVLDFVSIMPGIPKAKVKSRIVLTPQHAKRLLKAIGENIHRFEAAHGEIKETEQAPIPLNFGPAGQA; encoded by the coding sequence ATGAGTAATCCGAAACAACAACCAGAGCAGATTAATATTGAGTTGGACGAAACTATTGCAGAAGGAATTTATTCTAATCTGGCGATTATAAATCATTCATCATCAGAGTTTGTTTTAGATTTTGTGAGCATTATGCCCGGTATTCCTAAAGCCAAGGTAAAGTCAAGAATTGTCTTGACACCACAACATGCTAAAAGATTATTGAAAGCAATTGGTGAAAATATTCATCGTTTTGAAGCAGCTCATGGCGAAATCAAAGAGACTGAACAAGCACCAATTCCGCTTAATTTTGGTCCGGCAGGACAAGCATAA
- the rpoC gene encoding DNA-directed RNA polymerase subunit beta' — protein sequence MMNNRNNNKDKNPIKRFNKISIGLASPESILKESRGEVLKPETINYRTHKPERDGLFCERIFGPVKDFECACGKYKRIRYKGIICDRCGVEVTEKKVRRDRVGHINLVVPIAHIWYFRSLPNKIGYILGLPSKKLDMIIYYERYVVIQAGIAKNADGESLQRLDFLTEEEYLNILDTLPQENQYLDDLDPNKFVAKMGAECIMDLLARIDLDALSYELRHSANNETSKQRKTEALKRLQVVESFRESNLNRENRPEWMIMKVVPVIPPELRPLVPLDGGRFATSDLNDLYRRVIIRNNRLKRLMEIKAPEVILRNEKRMLQESVDSLFDNTRKASAVKTESNRPLKSLSDSLKGKQGRFRQNLLGKRVDYSARSVIVVGPELKLFECGLPKDMASELYKPFVIRKLIERGIVKTVKSAKKIIDKKEPVVWDILENVIKGHPVLLNRAPTLHRLGIQAFQPKLIEGKAIQLHPLVCTAFNADFDGDQMAVHLPLGPEAILEAQLLMLASHNILNPANGAPITVPSQDMVLGLYYMTKERISTPEHIILGQDLTFYSAEEVNIALNEGRLELNARVRIRAKDFNEAGELVFKIIQTTAGRVLFNEVVPEAAGYINDVLTKKNLRDIIGHILSVTDVPTTAAFLDNMKDMGYKFAFRGGLSFSLGDIRIPEQKTKLIADAREQVEGISVNYNMGLITNNERYNQVIDVWTSANAQLTELAMKNIREDQQGFNSVYMMLDSGARGSKEQIRQLTGMRGLMAKPKKSTAGGGEIIENPILSNFKEGLSILEYFISTHGARKGLADTALKTADAGYLTRRLHDVSQDVIVNIEDCGTLRGVEVSALKKNEEIVESLGERILGRVALQDVINPLTNEVMVQSGQQITEAIMRTIEASPIERVEVRSPLTCEALKGICAKCYGRNLATGKMTQRGEAVGVIAAQSIGEPGTQLTLRTFHVGGVAGGISEESSIVTRFAGRLEIEDLKTVKGEDSEGNAVDIVVSRSTELKLVDEKTGIVLNTHNIPYGSSIFVKDGEVVAKGSVICKWDPYNGVIVSEFTGKIAYEDLEQGQSFMVEIDEQTGFQEKVISEARNKKLIPTLLVYGKEGELIRSYNLPVGAHLMVENGEKIKAGKVLVKIPRRSSKAGDITGGLPRITELLEARNPSNPAVVSEIDGVVSFGKIKRGNREIVIESKFGEIKKYLVKLSSQILVQENDFVRAGVPLSDGAITPDDILRIQGPAAVQQYLVNEIQEVYRLQGVKINDKHFEVVIRQMMRKVRVQDPGDTLFLEDQLIHTKDFIVQNDKLYGMKVVEDAGDSAVLKPGQIISPRDLRDENSLLKRNDKNLVVARDVITATATPVLQGITRASLQTKSFISAASFQETTKVLNEAAVAGKVDDLEGLKENVIVGHRIPAGTGMREYDNTIVGSKDDYNEMMANKEEYIY from the coding sequence ATGATGAATAATAGAAATAATAATAAAGATAAGAATCCTATAAAAAGATTTAACAAAATCTCGATAGGATTAGCTTCACCAGAATCTATCTTGAAAGAATCAAGAGGAGAGGTGTTGAAACCTGAAACAATTAACTACAGAACTCACAAACCAGAGCGTGACGGATTATTCTGCGAAAGAATCTTCGGACCTGTTAAGGATTTTGAGTGTGCTTGTGGTAAATATAAAAGAATTCGTTACAAAGGTATCATCTGTGACCGTTGTGGTGTTGAAGTTACAGAGAAAAAAGTACGTCGTGACAGAGTAGGACACATCAACCTTGTTGTGCCAATTGCTCACATCTGGTACTTCCGTTCTCTTCCAAACAAAATTGGTTATATCCTTGGTCTTCCATCTAAGAAATTAGATATGATCATTTACTACGAAAGATACGTAGTAATTCAGGCTGGTATTGCTAAAAATGCAGATGGAGAATCTTTACAAAGATTAGATTTCTTAACTGAAGAAGAATATTTGAATATTTTAGATACTCTTCCACAAGAAAATCAATATTTAGATGATTTAGATCCTAATAAATTTGTTGCCAAAATGGGAGCAGAATGTATTATGGATTTATTAGCTCGTATCGATTTAGATGCTTTATCTTATGAATTAAGACACAGCGCTAACAACGAAACATCTAAACAACGTAAAACTGAAGCTTTAAAAAGATTACAAGTTGTTGAGTCTTTCCGTGAGTCTAACTTAAACCGTGAAAATCGTCCTGAATGGATGATCATGAAAGTGGTTCCTGTTATTCCACCAGAATTACGTCCGCTTGTGCCACTTGATGGAGGTCGTTTTGCAACTTCAGATTTAAATGACTTATACCGTCGTGTAATTATCCGTAATAACCGTTTGAAAAGATTAATGGAGATTAAAGCTCCAGAAGTTATCTTAAGAAACGAAAAACGTATGTTACAAGAATCTGTAGATTCATTATTTGATAATACTCGTAAAGCTTCTGCTGTTAAAACAGAATCTAACAGACCATTAAAATCATTATCAGATTCCTTAAAAGGTAAGCAAGGACGTTTCCGTCAAAACTTACTTGGAAAACGTGTGGATTATTCTGCTCGTTCGGTAATTGTTGTTGGTCCTGAATTAAAATTATTCGAATGTGGATTGCCAAAAGATATGGCATCTGAGTTATACAAACCTTTCGTTATCCGTAAATTGATTGAAAGAGGTATTGTTAAAACAGTAAAATCTGCTAAGAAAATCATTGACAAAAAAGAGCCTGTAGTTTGGGATATCCTTGAAAACGTAATTAAAGGTCACCCAGTATTACTTAACCGTGCTCCTACGTTACACAGACTTGGTATTCAAGCTTTCCAACCAAAATTAATTGAAGGAAAAGCGATCCAATTGCACCCATTAGTATGTACGGCTTTCAACGCCGATTTTGATGGGGATCAGATGGCAGTTCACTTGCCATTAGGACCAGAGGCTATTTTAGAGGCACAATTATTAATGTTGGCTTCTCACAATATTCTTAACCCTGCAAATGGAGCACCAATTACTGTACCTTCTCAGGATATGGTCTTGGGTCTATATTATATGACCAAAGAACGTATCTCTACACCAGAACACATAATTTTAGGTCAAGACTTAACTTTCTATTCTGCTGAAGAAGTAAATATTGCATTAAACGAAGGAAGATTAGAATTGAATGCTCGTGTAAGAATTAGAGCAAAAGATTTTAATGAAGCTGGAGAATTAGTGTTCAAAATTATTCAAACAACTGCAGGACGTGTATTATTTAATGAAGTAGTGCCTGAAGCAGCTGGATATATCAATGATGTATTGACTAAGAAAAACCTTAGAGATATTATCGGACACATTTTAAGTGTGACTGATGTACCTACAACGGCAGCTTTCTTGGACAATATGAAAGATATGGGGTATAAATTTGCATTTAGAGGAGGTTTATCATTCTCTTTAGGTGATATTAGAATTCCAGAACAAAAAACAAAATTAATTGCAGATGCCAGAGAGCAAGTTGAAGGTATTTCTGTGAATTATAACATGGGTCTTATTACCAATAACGAACGTTACAACCAGGTTATTGACGTATGGACTTCAGCAAATGCTCAGTTAACAGAGCTAGCAATGAAAAATATTAGAGAAGACCAACAAGGTTTCAACTCTGTATATATGATGCTTGACTCTGGGGCGAGGGGTTCTAAGGAACAGATTCGTCAGTTAACTGGTATGCGTGGTTTGATGGCTAAGCCTAAAAAATCTACTGCTGGTGGTGGTGAGATTATTGAAAACCCGATTCTTTCTAACTTTAAGGAAGGTCTTTCGATCCTTGAGTACTTCATTTCTACTCACGGTGCTCGTAAAGGACTTGCGGATACGGCTCTTAAAACGGCGGATGCTGGATACTTAACAAGAAGGCTTCATGACGTTTCACAAGATGTTATTGTAAACATCGAAGATTGTGGAACTTTAAGAGGTGTTGAAGTTTCTGCTTTGAAGAAAAATGAGGAAATCGTTGAATCATTAGGAGAGAGAATTTTAGGACGTGTTGCATTGCAAGATGTTATAAATCCACTTACTAATGAAGTAATGGTTCAATCTGGACAACAAATTACTGAGGCAATCATGAGAACTATCGAAGCTTCTCCGATTGAAAGAGTAGAGGTTAGATCTCCATTAACTTGTGAGGCTTTAAAAGGTATTTGTGCTAAATGTTACGGTAGAAACTTAGCTACTGGTAAGATGACACAAAGAGGTGAAGCAGTAGGAGTTATTGCAGCTCAGTCTATTGGAGAGCCAGGTACACAGTTGACACTTCGTACGTTCCACGTTGGAGGGGTTGCCGGAGGTATTTCTGAAGAGTCTAGTATTGTTACAAGATTTGCAGGTAGACTTGAGATTGAAGATTTAAAAACTGTTAAAGGTGAGGACAGCGAAGGTAATGCGGTTGATATCGTAGTATCACGTTCAACTGAATTAAAATTAGTTGATGAGAAAACTGGAATCGTCTTAAATACACACAATATTCCTTACGGATCTAGTATTTTTGTTAAGGATGGTGAAGTAGTTGCTAAAGGATCTGTAATCTGTAAATGGGATCCATATAATGGTGTAATTGTTTCTGAATTTACTGGTAAGATTGCTTACGAGGATTTAGAGCAAGGACAATCGTTCATGGTTGAAATCGATGAGCAAACAGGATTCCAGGAAAAAGTAATTTCTGAAGCTAGAAATAAAAAATTAATTCCAACTTTATTGGTTTACGGTAAAGAAGGTGAATTGATTCGTTCGTATAACTTACCAGTAGGAGCCCACCTTATGGTTGAGAACGGTGAGAAAATTAAAGCAGGTAAAGTATTAGTAAAAATCCCACGTCGTTCTTCTAAAGCAGGCGATATCACGGGAGGTTTACCAAGAATTACTGAGTTGCTTGAGGCTCGTAACCCTTCAAACCCAGCAGTTGTTTCTGAAATTGACGGTGTTGTATCTTTTGGAAAAATCAAAAGAGGTAACCGTGAAATTGTTATCGAATCTAAATTTGGTGAGATTAAAAAGTATTTAGTTAAACTTTCTAGCCAAATCTTAGTACAAGAAAATGACTTCGTAAGAGCTGGAGTACCATTGTCTGACGGTGCAATTACACCAGATGACATCTTAAGAATTCAAGGACCAGCTGCTGTTCAACAGTACTTGGTAAATGAAATTCAAGAGGTATACCGTTTACAAGGGGTAAAAATTAATGACAAGCACTTTGAGGTAGTTATTCGTCAAATGATGCGTAAAGTAAGAGTTCAAGATCCAGGAGATACATTATTCCTAGAAGATCAATTAATTCACACTAAAGATTTTATCGTTCAAAATGATAAATTATATGGTATGAAAGTAGTTGAAGATGCTGGAGATTCTGCGGTATTGAAACCAGGTCAGATTATTTCGCCTCGTGATTTACGTGATGAGAATTCATTGCTTAAACGAAATGATAAAAATCTAGTTGTAGCTAGAGACGTAATTACTGCAACTGCAACGCCAGTTTTACAAGGTATTACAAGAGCTTCGCTACAAACTAAATCATTCATCTCTGCTGCTTCTTTCCAAGAAACAACAAAAGTACTTAACGAAGCTGCAGTAGCTGGTAAAGTAGATGATTTAGAAGGATTGAAAGAAAATGTAATTGTTGGACACAGAATTCCTGCAGGAACTGGTATGAGAGAATACGATAACACTATCGTAGGATCTAAAGACGATTACAATGAAATGATGGCTAATAAAGAAGAATATATTTATTAA
- the rpoB gene encoding DNA-directed RNA polymerase subunit beta, producing the protein MITNQTERLNFASTKNIPDYPDFLDVQVKSFKDFFQLETKSDERGNEGLYNTFMENFPITDTRNNFVLEFLDYFVDPPRYTIQECIERGLTYSVPLKARLKLYCTDPEHEDFETIVQDVYLGTIPYMTPSGTFVINGAERVVVSQLHRSPGVFFGQSFHANGTKLYSARVIPFKGSWIEFSTDINSVMYAYIDRKKKLPVTTLFRAIGFERDKDILEIFDLAEEIKVSKTGIKKYIGRRLAARVLNTWHEDFVDEDTGEVVSIERNEIILDRDTIIDKDNVEEIIDSNVKSILLHKEDNNQADYAIIHNTLQKDPTNSEKEAVEHIYRQLRNAEPPDEETARGIIDKLFFSDQRYNLGEVGRYRMNKKLGLDIPMEKQVLTKEDIITIVKYLIELINSKAEIDDIDHLSNRRVRTVGEQLSQQFGVGLARMARTIRERMNVRDNEVFTPIDLINAKTLSSVINSFFGTNQLSQFMDQTNPLAEITHKRRLSALGPGGLSRERAGFEVRDVHYTHYGRLCPIETPEGPNIGLISSLGVYAKVNGMGFIETPYRKVTDGVVDLESTPIYLSAEEEEGKMIAQANIEMDASGKITASNVIAREEGDFPVVEPSAVHYTDVAPNQIASISASLIPFLEHDDANRALMGSNMMRQAVPLIRPEAPIVGTGLERQVASDSRVLINAEGDGTVEYVDANIITIKYDRTEDERMVSFDADEKTYNLIKFRKTNQGTSINLKPIVRKGDRVVLGQVLSEGYATQNGELALGRNLKVAFMPWKGYNFEDAIVISEKVVRDDIFTSIHVDDYSLEVRDTKLGNEELTNDIPNVSEEATKDLDENGMIRIGAEVKPGDILIGKITPKGESDPTPEEKLLRAIFGDKAGDVKDASLKASPSLHGVVLDKKLFARAVKDKRKRTQDKDALGALEMEFETKFVELKDRLVEKLFLIVNGKTSQGVMNDLGEEVLPKGKKYTQKMLYAVEDFAHLSKGQWVADDATNKMVNDLIHNYKIKLNDLQGSLRREKFTITVGDELPSGILKLAKIYIAKKRKLKVGDKMAGRHGNKGIVARIVRHEDMPFLEDGTPVDIVLNPLGVPSRMNIGQIYETVLGWAGMNLGRKFATPIFDGASLDQINALTDEAGVPRFGHTHLYDGGTGERFHQAATVGVIYMLKLGHMVDDKMHARSIGPYSLITQQPLGGKAQFGGQRFGEMEVWALEAYGASSTLREILTVKSDDVIGRAKTYEAIVKGESMPEPGLPESFNVLMHELKGLGLDIRLEE; encoded by the coding sequence ATGATAACAAATCAGACTGAAAGATTGAATTTTGCCTCTACAAAAAATATTCCTGACTATCCAGATTTTCTAGATGTTCAGGTTAAATCTTTTAAAGATTTCTTTCAATTAGAAACGAAATCTGACGAAAGAGGCAACGAAGGGTTATACAACACCTTCATGGAAAACTTCCCAATTACAGATACAAGAAATAACTTTGTATTGGAATTCCTAGATTATTTTGTTGATCCGCCACGTTATACAATTCAAGAATGTATAGAGAGAGGTCTTACTTATAGTGTGCCTTTAAAAGCAAGGTTAAAACTATATTGTACAGATCCAGAACACGAAGATTTTGAAACTATTGTACAAGATGTTTATCTTGGAACAATACCTTATATGACTCCAAGTGGTACCTTTGTTATCAACGGTGCTGAGCGTGTAGTAGTATCTCAATTACACCGTTCTCCTGGGGTTTTCTTTGGTCAATCATTCCACGCAAATGGAACAAAACTTTATTCTGCCAGAGTAATTCCTTTTAAAGGTTCATGGATAGAATTTTCTACAGATATCAACAGTGTAATGTATGCTTATATCGATAGAAAGAAAAAATTACCTGTTACAACTTTATTCCGTGCAATTGGATTCGAAAGAGATAAGGATATCCTTGAAATTTTTGACCTTGCTGAAGAAATTAAAGTTTCTAAAACTGGTATTAAGAAATATATTGGAAGAAGACTTGCTGCACGTGTATTGAATACATGGCATGAGGATTTCGTTGATGAAGATACTGGAGAGGTAGTTTCTATCGAACGTAACGAAATCATCCTTGATCGTGATACTATTATCGACAAAGATAATGTTGAAGAGATCATCGATTCTAACGTTAAATCTATTTTGTTACACAAAGAGGATAATAACCAAGCAGATTATGCTATTATCCACAATACATTACAAAAAGATCCAACAAACTCTGAAAAAGAAGCTGTTGAGCACATTTACCGTCAGTTGCGTAACGCTGAACCGCCTGATGAGGAAACTGCTCGTGGTATTATCGATAAATTGTTCTTCTCTGATCAACGTTATAACTTAGGTGAAGTTGGTCGTTATAGAATGAACAAAAAACTTGGTTTAGATATCCCAATGGAAAAGCAAGTGCTTACCAAAGAAGATATCATTACCATTGTAAAATATTTGATCGAATTGATAAACTCTAAAGCAGAGATTGATGATATTGATCACTTATCAAACCGTCGTGTTAGAACAGTTGGTGAACAATTGTCTCAGCAATTCGGTGTTGGTTTAGCACGTATGGCTAGAACTATTCGTGAGAGAATGAACGTTAGAGATAACGAGGTGTTTACACCAATTGATTTGATTAATGCTAAAACATTATCTTCAGTTATCAACTCTTTCTTTGGTACTAACCAGTTATCTCAATTTATGGATCAAACGAATCCATTAGCGGAGATTACACACAAAAGAAGACTTTCTGCCCTTGGACCTGGTGGACTTTCGAGAGAGAGAGCTGGATTTGAGGTTCGTGACGTTCACTATACACACTATGGTCGTTTATGTCCGATTGAAACTCCAGAGGGACCAAACATTGGTTTGATTTCATCTCTTGGTGTTTATGCAAAAGTTAACGGAATGGGTTTCATCGAAACTCCTTACCGTAAAGTTACTGATGGTGTAGTTGATTTAGAAAGTACACCTATCTATTTAAGTGCTGAAGAAGAAGAAGGAAAAATGATTGCTCAGGCAAACATTGAAATGGATGCTTCAGGTAAAATTACAGCAAGCAATGTTATTGCTCGTGAGGAAGGTGACTTCCCGGTTGTTGAGCCTTCTGCAGTACATTATACAGACGTTGCACCGAACCAGATTGCTTCGATTTCGGCTTCATTGATTCCTTTCTTGGAGCATGATGATGCGAACCGTGCGTTGATGGGATCTAACATGATGCGTCAGGCGGTTCCTTTGATCCGTCCGGAAGCACCAATCGTTGGTACAGGTTTAGAGCGTCAAGTGGCTTCAGATTCTAGAGTATTGATTAATGCTGAAGGAGATGGAACTGTAGAATATGTTGATGCAAACATCATTACTATCAAATACGACCGTACTGAAGATGAGAGAATGGTTAGTTTTGATGCTGATGAAAAAACATACAACTTAATTAAATTTAGAAAAACCAATCAAGGTACAAGTATCAACTTGAAACCAATCGTAAGAAAAGGTGATAGAGTTGTTCTTGGTCAAGTATTATCAGAAGGATATGCTACTCAAAATGGTGAATTAGCTTTAGGTAGAAACTTAAAAGTTGCGTTCATGCCATGGAAAGGGTATAACTTTGAGGATGCGATTGTAATTTCTGAAAAAGTAGTTCGTGATGATATTTTTACTTCTATCCACGTTGATGATTATTCATTAGAGGTTAGAGATACTAAGTTAGGAAATGAAGAGTTAACAAACGATATTCCTAACGTTTCTGAAGAAGCTACTAAAGATTTAGATGAAAACGGTATGATCAGAATTGGAGCAGAGGTTAAACCTGGCGACATTCTAATCGGAAAAATTACACCAAAAGGAGAATCAGATCCTACTCCGGAAGAGAAATTGCTTCGTGCAATCTTCGGGGATAAAGCAGGTGATGTAAAAGATGCTTCATTAAAAGCTTCTCCATCTTTACATGGTGTAGTTCTTGACAAAAAATTATTTGCAAGAGCCGTAAAAGATAAACGTAAACGTACTCAGGATAAAGATGCTTTAGGCGCTTTAGAAATGGAATTTGAAACTAAATTTGTTGAATTAAAAGACAGATTGGTTGAGAAATTATTCTTGATCGTGAACGGAAAAACATCTCAAGGTGTAATGAATGATTTGGGTGAAGAAGTTTTACCAAAAGGTAAAAAATATACTCAAAAAATGCTTTATGCAGTAGAAGATTTTGCTCACTTAAGCAAAGGTCAATGGGTTGCTGATGATGCTACTAATAAAATGGTTAATGATTTAATTCATAACTATAAAATTAAGCTGAACGACTTACAAGGATCTTTAAGAAGAGAAAAATTCACTATTACAGTTGGGGATGAACTACCATCTGGAATCTTGAAATTGGCTAAGATCTATATCGCTAAAAAACGTAAGTTAAAAGTTGGTGATAAAATGGCAGGACGTCACGGTAACAAAGGTATTGTTGCAAGAATCGTTCGTCATGAAGATATGCCTTTCCTTGAAGATGGAACACCGGTAGATATTGTATTGAATCCACTTGGGGTACCTTCACGTATGAACATTGGTCAGATTTATGAGACTGTTCTTGGATGGGCTGGTATGAACTTGGGTAGAAAATTTGCTACTCCAATTTTTGACGGTGCATCTTTAGATCAAATCAATGCTTTGACTGATGAAGCTGGAGTGCCACGTTTTGGACATACGCACCTTTATGATGGTGGTACTGGAGAGCGTTTCCATCAAGCTGCAACTGTGGGTGTAATTTACATGCTTAAATTAGGACACATGGTTGATGATAAGATGCACGCACGTTCTATCGGACCATACTCGTTGATCACTCAACAACCACTTGGAGGTAAAGCTCAATTTGGAGGTCAGCGTTTTGGAGAGATGGAGGTTTGGGCACTTGAGGCTTATGGAGCATCAAGTACTCTTCGTGAAATCTTAACAGTTAAGTCGGATGACGTTATTGGTAGAGCTAAAACTTACGAGGCTATCGTTAAGGGAGAATCTATGCCAGAACCAGGATTACCGGAATCATTCAATGTATTAATGCATGAATTGAAAGGTCTTGGACTTGACATTCGTTTAGAAGAATAA
- the rplL gene encoding 50S ribosomal protein L7/L12, producing the protein MADLKQFAEQLVNLTVKEVNELATILKDEYGIEPAAAAVVVAAGGGEGAAEEAQTEFTVVLKEAGASKLAVVKLVKELTGLGLKEAKDVVDGAPSNVKEGVSKEEAEGLKKSLEEAGAVVELK; encoded by the coding sequence ATGGCAGATTTGAAACAATTCGCAGAACAATTAGTTAACTTAACAGTTAAAGAAGTTAACGAATTAGCAACAATATTAAAAGACGAGTATGGTATCGAGCCTGCTGCTGCAGCTGTAGTAGTTGCTGCTGGTGGTGGAGAAGGTGCTGCTGAAGAAGCACAAACTGAATTTACAGTTGTATTAAAAGAAGCTGGTGCTTCTAAATTAGCAGTTGTGAAATTAGTAAAAGAACTTACAGGTTTAGGTTTGAAAGAAGCTAAAGATGTAGTTGACGGTGCTCCAAGTAACGTTAAAGAAGGTGTTTCTAAAGAAGAGGCTGAAGGTCTTAAAAAATCATTAGAAGAAGCTGGAGCTGTAGTTGAATTAAAATAA
- the rplJ gene encoding 50S ribosomal protein L10, giving the protein MTREEKSIAIEDLTAQLAGTNIIYVSDISGLNAETTSNLRRACFKAGIKLEVVKNTLLAKAMEASANDYGDLPSVLTGNSAIFISDVANAPGKIIKDFRKKSAKPVLKGAYINSEIYIGDDQLDALATIKSKEELLGELIGLLQSPAQRIISALQNKFAGSEEEAEA; this is encoded by the coding sequence ATGACTAGAGAAGAAAAATCAATCGCGATTGAAGATTTAACTGCACAGTTAGCTGGTACAAATATTATTTATGTATCTGATATTTCTGGATTAAACGCAGAAACAACTTCAAACTTGAGAAGAGCTTGTTTTAAAGCAGGTATTAAATTAGAGGTTGTAAAAAACACTTTGCTTGCAAAAGCAATGGAAGCTTCTGCTAATGACTATGGAGATTTACCTTCAGTATTGACAGGTAACAGTGCTATATTTATTTCAGATGTTGCAAATGCACCTGGAAAAATTATTAAAGATTTCAGAAAAAAATCGGCTAAACCTGTATTAAAAGGAGCTTATATTAACTCTGAAATTTATATTGGAGATGATCAATTAGATGCATTAGCAACTATCAAATCTAAAGAAGAACTTCTTGGAGAACTTATTGGATTATTGCAATCACCAGCACAAAGAATTATTTCAGCTTTACAAAACAAATTCGCTGGTAGCGAAGAAGAAGCTGAAGCATAA